In a single window of the Ignavibacteria bacterium genome:
- a CDS encoding DegT/DnrJ/EryC1/StrS family aminotransferase — protein MVDTKSQYQKIKAEVDKAIHDVIDSTQFIQGPAVKKFEENAAKYLNAKHAIGCASGTDALQIAMMALNVQPGDEILTTPFTFVATTETIAILGAIPVYVDIDPETYNIDVTKIEAKITPKTKAIMPVHLYGQPCDMDPIMEIAKKHNLYVIEDAAQAMGAKYKDKMICTIGDIGCISFYPSKNLGAFGDGGMITTNDDALAEKIRMIISHGSKKKYYHETLGVNSRLDSIQAAILDIKLKYLDEYCDARYNAAMKYNEKFKGIFETPYIMPSSKHIFHQYSIRVKNRDKMMEFLRSHGIPSMIYYPVPLHMQEAYKYDYKPGDYPVSEEIAKDIISLPMHTELTDEQIDFISSKVIEFNSLQ, from the coding sequence ATGGTGGATACTAAATCACAGTATCAAAAGATCAAAGCTGAAGTAGATAAAGCGATCCATGATGTAATTGATAGTACGCAGTTCATCCAGGGACCTGCTGTAAAAAAATTTGAAGAAAATGCAGCAAAATATCTTAATGCTAAACATGCTATCGGGTGTGCATCAGGAACTGATGCTCTCCAGATAGCAATGATGGCTTTGAATGTTCAGCCCGGCGATGAGATATTAACAACACCATTCACGTTTGTTGCTACCACAGAAACTATTGCGATACTTGGAGCAATACCGGTATATGTAGATATTGATCCTGAAACATACAATATTGATGTAACAAAAATTGAAGCCAAAATTACCCCAAAGACCAAAGCGATCATGCCTGTTCATTTATACGGCCAGCCATGTGATATGGACCCGATAATGGAAATTGCCAAAAAGCACAATTTATATGTTATAGAAGATGCTGCGCAGGCAATGGGGGCGAAGTATAAAGATAAAATGATCTGCACGATCGGCGACATAGGCTGTATAAGCTTTTACCCAAGTAAAAATCTCGGAGCTTTTGGCGATGGCGGCATGATAACCACAAATGATGATGCACTGGCTGAAAAGATACGAATGATAATCTCGCACGGTTCTAAAAAGAAATATTACCACGAAACACTTGGCGTTAACAGCAGGCTTGATTCCATTCAGGCTGCAATACTTGATATAAAGCTGAAATACCTGGATGAATACTGCGATGCAAGATATAATGCTGCTATGAAATATAACGAAAAATTCAAAGGCATATTTGAAACTCCTTATATTATGCCCAGTTCAAAACATATTTTTCACCAGTATTCTATCAGAGTCAAGAACAGGGATAAAATGATGGAATTCCTGAGATCACACGGAATACCTTCAATGATATATTATCCCGTACCGCTGCATATGCAGGAAGCCTATAAATATGACTATAAACCAGGAGACTATCCGGTTTCAGAAGAAATTGCAAAGGATATCATTTCTTTGCCGATGCATACAGAATTAACCGATGAGCAAATTGATTTTATTTCATCTAAAGTAATAGAATTTAATTCACTTCAATAA
- a CDS encoding polyprenol monophosphomannose synthase, which translates to MKRALIIIPTYNEAENIVNIINELVAINYPDVIIEILVVDDNSTDGTAMLVKNLAHQRVHIIERPGKMGLGTAYIKGFGYAIENNYDYVFEMDADFSHDPEAIPGFLDKLKEYDLVIGSRYIEGIAVVNWPLSRLMISIGASYYTRMITFLPVKDVTAGFMAYRVGSLKQIDFNKVHSNGYSFQIEMKFRMWKKGFKITEIPIVFIDRRAGVSKMSRKIVYEAMYMVWKLKLKSIFNKL; encoded by the coding sequence TTGAAAAGAGCATTAATAATAATACCCACATATAACGAAGCTGAAAATATTGTTAATATTATCAATGAACTTGTAGCCATAAATTATCCTGATGTGATAATTGAGATCCTTGTAGTAGATGATAATTCAACCGATGGAACAGCAATGCTTGTTAAAAACCTGGCTCACCAGCGTGTACATATTATCGAAAGACCCGGAAAAATGGGTTTAGGAACAGCTTATATTAAAGGTTTTGGCTATGCCATTGAAAACAATTATGATTATGTTTTCGAAATGGATGCTGATTTCTCACACGACCCTGAAGCTATTCCGGGATTTCTTGATAAGCTTAAAGAGTATGACCTGGTAATAGGCTCCAGGTATATAGAAGGTATTGCTGTGGTGAACTGGCCGCTTAGCCGCTTAATGATAAGTATTGGCGCAAGTTATTATACCCGTATGATAACATTTCTGCCGGTGAAAGATGTTACTGCGGGATTTATGGCATACAGGGTTGGCTCTTTAAAACAGATCGATTTTAATAAAGTGCATTCCAACGGGTATTCTTTCCAGATCGAAATGAAATTCCGTATGTGGAAAAAAGGATTTAAGATAACAGAGATACCTATCGTATTCATTGATAGAAGAGCAGGGGTTTCCAAGATGTCGAGAAAGATAGTATATGAAGCTATGTATATGGTATGGAAACTAAAGCTGAAATCAATTTTTAATAAATTATAA
- a CDS encoding glycosyltransferase, whose product MIDISVIIVNYNVKELLEQCINSILKASDGLKVEIIVVDNNSFDGSIEYLKNKFPSHPSIKLIESPINLGFAKANNLGVKESRGEYLLILNPDTILQEDTLTSSLKFYKETPGIGAMTCKLILPNGKLDLACRRSFPTPSVAVYRIMGLSRLFPKSRKFGKYNLTFLDENSTYEVDAIVGAFMLIKRDVYEKVKGFDEDYFMYGEDLDLCFRIKKAGYKIYYYPDTSIIHYKGESTKKSSISYVNNFYGAMQVFVKKNLNTSFWLMNLLIRISIIYRASISYFTRLVKNNYPILLDLLFIVSGMILAIYQRFEFFPLEAYTLVIFVYTFVWLVTLALSGSYSKIEKFSLVKPLNGILIGFFVNSSFTYFFNEYAFSRAVVLRTVVNAYLFIAAWRLVAKIVKYSKSRSIFKTVNTLIIGKNDETESFIAKLKTRVDSEYEFIGYISPNTSHTEGFIGNLNNLKDIVISAKIRNIVFAKNELSNQQILDMMWSLKDQNISFKILAGDSDIILGKSALDKIDDIYLMQIEYNINKKFNIFVKRIFDIFLGIFSLFTVYPVALIVSKMPAYYKKHEKFFKKLLLIPFVITGKYSFVGRATWDKPQQGMQYLGKNGLTGLVQINLHRNLSGDEIEYFNFYYAKNQSLALDIEILLKTLSLFLFRKNVPNL is encoded by the coding sequence TTGATAGATATATCTGTAATAATAGTTAATTATAATGTAAAGGAACTGTTAGAACAGTGTATCAATTCTATCCTTAAAGCTTCTGACGGCCTGAAAGTAGAAATAATTGTTGTAGATAACAATTCTTTTGACGGAAGCATAGAATATCTGAAAAATAAATTCCCGTCTCATCCTTCCATTAAGCTTATCGAAAGTCCAATAAACCTGGGTTTTGCAAAAGCCAATAACCTTGGAGTAAAGGAATCCAGGGGAGAATACCTGTTAATACTGAATCCTGATACTATTCTTCAGGAAGATACATTGACAAGCTCACTGAAATTTTATAAAGAGACCCCCGGTATCGGTGCAATGACTTGCAAGCTTATACTTCCTAACGGAAAGCTTGATCTTGCCTGCCGCAGAAGCTTCCCCACGCCCTCAGTTGCAGTTTACAGGATAATGGGGCTAAGCCGGCTGTTTCCTAAAAGCCGAAAATTCGGCAAGTATAATCTTACATTTCTAGATGAGAACAGTACTTATGAAGTTGATGCTATTGTAGGCGCGTTTATGCTTATTAAAAGGGATGTATATGAAAAAGTAAAAGGATTTGATGAAGATTACTTCATGTACGGAGAAGATCTTGATCTTTGTTTCAGAATAAAAAAAGCCGGTTATAAAATATATTATTACCCTGATACTTCGATTATTCATTACAAAGGTGAAAGCACCAAAAAAAGCAGCATTTCATATGTAAATAATTTTTACGGCGCTATGCAGGTATTTGTTAAGAAGAACCTTAACACAAGCTTCTGGCTTATGAACCTGCTTATAAGGATATCTATTATTTACAGGGCTTCAATATCATATTTTACAAGGCTGGTTAAAAACAATTACCCGATACTGCTTGACCTTTTGTTTATTGTGAGCGGTATGATACTTGCCATTTACCAGCGTTTTGAGTTCTTCCCGTTGGAAGCTTACACACTTGTGATATTCGTTTATACATTTGTATGGCTGGTTACACTTGCGCTCAGCGGTTCATACAGCAAAATCGAAAAATTTTCACTGGTCAAGCCTTTGAACGGTATCCTTATCGGATTTTTCGTAAACTCATCATTCACATATTTTTTCAATGAATACGCTTTTTCAAGAGCGGTAGTGCTGCGCACAGTAGTGAATGCATATCTCTTTATAGCTGCATGGAGACTGGTGGCCAAAATTGTTAAATATTCTAAAAGCAGGAGTATTTTTAAAACCGTAAATACTCTTATTATCGGAAAAAATGATGAAACCGAAAGTTTTATTGCAAAGCTTAAAACGAGGGTTGACAGCGAATATGAATTCATAGGATATATTTCACCTAATACCAGCCACACTGAAGGCTTTATAGGCAATTTAAATAACCTTAAGGATATTGTAATATCAGCAAAAATAAGAAATATTGTTTTTGCAAAAAATGAGCTTTCAAACCAGCAGATACTTGATATGATGTGGTCTTTAAAAGACCAGAATATCAGCTTTAAGATATTAGCCGGAGACAGCGATATTATTCTGGGTAAATCTGCTTTGGATAAAATCGATGATATTTATCTAATGCAGATTGAATATAATATCAATAAGAAATTCAATATATTTGTAAAACGGATTTTTGATATTTTTTTGGGAATATTTTCACTTTTCACTGTTTACCCGGTTGCGCTTATTGTTTCTAAAATGCCGGCTTATTATAAAAAACATGAAAAGTTCTTTAAAAAGCTGCTGCTTATTCCGTTTGTTATCACAGGAAAATACAGCTTTGTTGGCAGGGCTACATGGGATAAGCCTCAGCAGGGGATGCAGTACCTTGGGAAGAACGGCTTAACAGGGTTAGTTCAGATTAACCTGCACAGGAACCTGAGCGGTGATGAAATTGAATATTTTAATTTTTACTATGCCAAGAACCAGTCACTTGCACTGGATATTGAAATACTTTTAAAGACATTATCTTTATTTTTATTTAGAAAGAACGTACCAAACTTATGA
- a CDS encoding acetyl-CoA carboxylase carboxyltransferase subunit alpha: MSKNVLEFEKPIIELEHKIEEMRALSDSLDISNEIGKLEKKVNELRTSVYKNLTRWQIVQIARHPERPYSLDYIYLMTENFIEMHGDRAYGDDKAVVGGFAMLDGKPVMIIGQQKGRDTKSNIYRNFGMMNPDGYRKALRLMKLAEKFNRPVITLIDTPGANPGIEAEERGQAEAIARNIMEMSRLKVPIIVCIIGEGASGGAFGIGVGDRILMLEYCWYSVISPESCSSILFRSWEYKEQAAEALQLTANDLVKHKIVDRIVKEPEGGAHRNHKEAAELLKEAILDELKQLEKADPDKFLDQRTKKYSAMGYWEG; this comes from the coding sequence ATGAGCAAGAATGTATTGGAATTTGAAAAACCTATCATTGAGCTTGAGCACAAGATAGAAGAAATGCGCGCTTTATCAGATAGCCTTGATATATCCAATGAAATTGGCAAGCTTGAAAAAAAGGTAAATGAACTCAGAACTTCAGTTTATAAAAATCTCACACGCTGGCAGATAGTACAGATAGCCCGCCACCCTGAAAGACCATACAGCCTTGATTATATTTATTTAATGACAGAGAACTTTATAGAAATGCACGGCGATAGAGCCTATGGCGATGATAAAGCTGTTGTTGGCGGATTTGCCATGCTGGATGGCAAGCCTGTTATGATAATAGGGCAGCAAAAGGGCAGGGATACAAAATCAAATATATACCGCAACTTCGGAATGATGAATCCCGATGGCTACCGCAAAGCCTTAAGGCTTATGAAGCTTGCCGAAAAATTCAACCGTCCGGTAATTACACTAATTGATACACCCGGCGCGAACCCGGGTATTGAAGCAGAAGAACGCGGGCAGGCTGAAGCTATCGCAAGGAATATTATGGAAATGAGCAGGCTTAAAGTGCCTATCATTGTTTGTATCATTGGTGAAGGTGCCTCAGGCGGAGCGTTTGGTATTGGCGTTGGTGACAGGATCCTTATGCTTGAATACTGCTGGTATTCTGTTATTTCACCGGAATCATGCTCAAGCATTTTATTCCGCTCATGGGAATACAAGGAACAGGCAGCAGAAGCTCTGCAGCTTACTGCAAATGACCTTGTAAAACATAAGATTGTTGACAGAATTGTAAAAGAACCGGAAGGCGGCGCTCACCGCAATCACAAAGAAGCTGCTGAGCTTCTTAAAGAGGCTATACTGGACGAGCTTAAACAGCTTGAAAAAGCTGACCCCGATAAATTCCTTGACCAGCGCACTAAAAAATACAGCGCAATGGGTTACTGGGAAGGTTAA
- the murA gene encoding UDP-N-acetylglucosamine 1-carboxyvinyltransferase: protein MNTDIVDKQAKFLVKGAKPLHGSIRISGAKNAASKLIIASLLTDEPVKLINVPVSISEIKVTRRIIESLGAKFTKFTNDELVVQTKKIHDISFSASLGLINRIGVLTAGPLLLRSGEAKIPKPGGDQIGARPINFHLDALIKLGATVKEHKDFYLLKAKRLIGTDITLPFPSVGATENIIITASLAIGKTTIHNAAIEPEIMDLIMLLQKMGAVIDVKTDRTIVITGVDKLCSAEHRVIPDRLEAASFACAAIASKGDITIHDARHADMITFLNTIRLIGAEYEVLKDGIRFYYKGDLKPISIETDVHPGFMTDWQPPMTILLTQANGISTLHETVYENRFGYIKELNKMGAAIELTNDCLGTPCRFNGTNYYHSAVIKGKTPLRSAEINVPDIRAGFSYLVAAILAKGETLVHGIHYIDRGYENIDKKLRKLGVKIRRV, encoded by the coding sequence ATGAATACTGATATTGTTGATAAACAGGCTAAGTTCCTTGTAAAAGGGGCGAAGCCTTTGCATGGCTCAATTCGCATAAGCGGCGCTAAAAATGCTGCTTCAAAGCTTATTATTGCATCGCTGCTTACAGATGAACCCGTTAAGCTTATAAATGTACCTGTAAGTATAAGTGAAATTAAAGTCACAAGAAGGATAATTGAATCTCTCGGAGCGAAATTCACTAAGTTCACAAATGATGAGCTGGTTGTACAGACCAAAAAGATACATGATATATCTTTCTCCGCATCACTTGGACTTATAAACAGGATAGGTGTACTTACAGCCGGACCCCTGTTGCTGAGATCTGGCGAAGCAAAAATACCAAAACCCGGCGGCGACCAGATCGGCGCTAGACCCATCAACTTCCATCTCGATGCGCTGATAAAGCTTGGCGCAACTGTAAAAGAGCATAAGGATTTTTACCTGCTTAAGGCTAAAAGACTTATAGGTACTGATATAACCCTGCCGTTCCCTTCAGTTGGAGCAACAGAAAATATTATCATAACCGCTTCACTTGCCATAGGCAAAACTACTATCCACAATGCGGCAATTGAACCTGAAATAATGGATCTTATCATGCTTCTGCAGAAAATGGGCGCTGTTATTGATGTAAAGACTGACAGGACAATTGTTATAACAGGTGTAGATAAGCTCTGCAGCGCTGAGCACCGCGTCATTCCGGACAGGCTTGAGGCAGCTTCATTTGCATGCGCGGCGATAGCTTCAAAAGGGGATATTACCATCCATGACGCGCGCCATGCCGATATGATAACATTCCTGAACACCATTAGACTCATTGGGGCTGAATATGAAGTGCTGAAAGACGGTATCAGGTTCTATTACAAAGGTGATCTAAAGCCAATAAGCATTGAAACGGATGTGCATCCCGGCTTTATGACAGACTGGCAGCCGCCTATGACCATTTTGTTGACCCAGGCTAACGGCATAAGCACACTGCATGAAACCGTTTACGAAAACCGTTTTGGTTACATTAAAGAATTGAACAAAATGGGCGCGGCTATAGAGCTTACCAATGATTGCCTCGGCACTCCCTGCCGCTTTAACGGAACAAACTACTATCACAGTGCGGTCATAAAAGGCAAAACCCCCCTGCGCAGCGCTGAAATAAATGTACCTGATATACGCGCGGGATTTTCATACCTTGTTGCGGCAATTCTTGCCAAGGGTGAAACCCTTGTTCACGGAATCCATTACATTGACAGGGGATACGAGAACATAGATAAAAAGCTGCGCAAGCTTGGCGTGAAGATAAGAAGGGTCTAA